From Mauremys mutica isolate MM-2020 ecotype Southern chromosome 23, ASM2049712v1, whole genome shotgun sequence, a single genomic window includes:
- the NCDN gene encoding neurochondrin isoform X1, with protein MLTICGGEFYRLSTWAGGLGIMTSHSGAAPEASESTRNATLERCLSVLRDAKHDSEQFAALLLVTKAVRAGDIDSRTRRRIFDAVGFTFPNRLLASRESPAGCPEHMFRGLGLTLLACFCTDPELASHSQILNKIPTFNNILASPSDPDAMSASSTIDDVYQCLGAVLGTPSGPKELVSQGTASALCQAYVNRSYGCDRALELLLGLLATAETKCWQRATPDLLAVLSRLSEQFHQAEDMTKFQLCDVLPHFVSPALLLTRDRQGSECLCNLYRGLVSILSSKLSQSQRDPALKLAACLTQACGSEWIPTERAGNKFLALLVNLACVEVRLSLEELDPADVDGKQEVVTGCYTLIELGILECMKEEKPRLREAQKMQLVRIMEEAFGAVIHYLRQVGEQKLKDPFIFASVRILGAWLAEETSSLKQEICDLLPFLIHYAEMLFQERDKARSPSQHAAELAGLGSPQGSVWPRDALRFLLPGLCHLTAEDRPREILISEGAPALLCQYFLHQWELLASDPQTSAPPDSIEISLQTTCGVFLNFVVTAPDLVRRDRCFSSLMDALLKSLPALLPQRDHLVLAANVTTLGLMMARILDTSPGLQGTPPAKNFFEAAICFLSQAHTARADPASQCLVVAVSPAYEAAWADLSELWFLGMQAFASCVPLFPWLPQTVLRSRWLDDLLRLLSQAAPVSVDFELLTALQGVLLELARASQQCREVIVLQQGKELANRYGMAALEQCLCEC; from the exons ATGCTGACCATCTGCGGTGGGGAATTCTACAGGCTGAGCACGTGGGCAG GTGGACTTGGCATCATGACTTCCCATTCAGGAGCTGCTCCCGAGGCCAGTGAAAGCACAAGGAATGCAACGCTGGAGCGGTGCCTGAGTGTGCTCAGAGATGCAAAACATGACAGTGAGCAGTTTGCAGCCCTGCTCTTG GTGACCAAAGCGGTCAGAGCGGGAGACATCGACTCCAGAACCCGTCGCCGGATCTTTGATGCAGTTGGATTCACGTTCCCAAACCGGCTTCTTGCTTCCAGGGAGTCCCCCGCTGGCTGTCCAGAGCACATGTTCCGAGGACTTGGCCTCACCCTGCTGGCATGTTTCTGCACTGATCCGGAGTTAGCCAGCCATTCCCAGATCCTTAACAAAATCCCGACCTTCAACAACATCCTGGCTTCCCCATCCGATCCGGACGCTATGTCCGCGAGCTCCACCATCGATGACGTTTACCAGTGTCTGGGCGCTGTCCTGGGCACTCCCAGCGGCCCCAAAGAGTTGGTGTCCCAGGGAACCGCGTCAGCTCTGTGCCAGGCCTACGTCAATCGCAGTTACGGCTGTGACCGCGCCCTTGAGCTGCTCCTGGGGCTTCTAGCCACAGCAGAGACTAAGTGCTGGCAGAGAGCCACCCCTGACCTCCTGGCTGTGCTGAGCAGGCTCAGTGAGCAGTTCCACCAGGCTGAAGACATGACCAAATTCCAGCTGTGTGATGTTCTGCCTCACTTTGTATCTCCAGCGCTGCTGCTCACCCGGGACCGACAGGGTTCCGAGTGCCTCTGCAACCTTTACAGAGGCCTGGTTAGCATCCTGAGCAGCAAACTGAGCCAGTCCCAGCGAGACCCTGCACTGAAGCTTGCTGCCTGCCTCACACAGGCCTGTGGCTCAGAATGGATCCCCACGGAGAGGGCCGGGAACAAGTTCCTGGCCCTGCTGGTGAACCTGGCTTGTGTGGAGGTCCGTCTGTCCCTGGAGGAGCTGGACCCGGCAGACGTGGATGGGAAGCAGGAGGTGGTAACAGGCTGCTACACCCTTATTGAGCTGGGGATCCTGGAGTGCATGAAAGAAGAGAAACCACGGCTGAGGGAGGCGCAGAAAATGCAGCTAGTGAGGATCATGGAGGAGGCGTTTGGGGCTGTAATACACTACCTGAGACAG GTGGGAGAGCAGAAGCTGAAGGATCCTTTCATATTTGCCTCTGTTCGAATCCTCGGCGCCTGGCTGGCTGAAGAGACCTCCTCCCTCAAGCAGGAAATCTGCGACCTCCTGCCTTTCCTCATTCATTACGCAGAGATGCTTTTCCAAGAGCGGGACAAGGCCAGGAGCCCATCCCAGCATGCGGCGGAGCTGGCTGGACTGGGCAGCCCTCAGGGCTCTGTGTGGCCCAGAGACGCTCTGAG ATTTCTGCTACCTGGCTTGTGCCATTTGACGGCGGAGGACCGACCTCGGGAAATCCTTATCTCAGAGGGGGCTCCAGCATTGCTGTGTCAATATTTCCTGCACCAGTGGGAGTTGTTGGCCTCTGACCCCCAGACCTCTGCTCCTCCAGACAGCATAGAAATCAGTTTGCAAACCACCTGTGGAGTTTTCCTTAACTTTGTGGTGACCGCTCCAGACTTGGTCAG GCGAGACCGATGCTTTTCCTCCCTGATGGATGCGCTGCTGAAgtctctccctgctctgctgccccAGAGAGATCACCTTGTTCTAGCAGCCAACGTTACCACGCTGGGCTTGATGATGGCCAGGATCCTTGACACTTCTCCAG GTCTCCAGGGGACGCCACCAGCCAAGAACTTCTTCGAAGCTGCTATCTGCTTCCTTTCTCAGGCCCACACTGCCCGGGCAGATCCCGCCAGCCAGTGCTTGGTCGTGGCTGTGTCACCAGCCTATGAGGCGGCCTGGGCGGACCTCAGTGAGCTGTGGTTCCTGGGGATGCAGGCCTTTGCCAGCTGCGTGCCGCTCTTTCCCTGGCTGCCCCAAACGGTCCTCCGGTCACGTTGGCTAGACGACCTCTTGCGGCTATTGAGCCAAGCTGCCCCGGTCTCGGTGGACTTTGAACTCCTTACGGCATTGCAGGGCGTGTTGCTGgagctggccagagccagccagcaATGCAGAGAGGTGATCGTCTTACAGCAGGGCAAGGAGCTGGCCAACCGTTATGGCATGGCAGCATTAGAACAGTGCCTTTGTGAGTGCTGA
- the NCDN gene encoding neurochondrin isoform X2, which translates to MTSHSGAAPEASESTRNATLERCLSVLRDAKHDSEQFAALLLVTKAVRAGDIDSRTRRRIFDAVGFTFPNRLLASRESPAGCPEHMFRGLGLTLLACFCTDPELASHSQILNKIPTFNNILASPSDPDAMSASSTIDDVYQCLGAVLGTPSGPKELVSQGTASALCQAYVNRSYGCDRALELLLGLLATAETKCWQRATPDLLAVLSRLSEQFHQAEDMTKFQLCDVLPHFVSPALLLTRDRQGSECLCNLYRGLVSILSSKLSQSQRDPALKLAACLTQACGSEWIPTERAGNKFLALLVNLACVEVRLSLEELDPADVDGKQEVVTGCYTLIELGILECMKEEKPRLREAQKMQLVRIMEEAFGAVIHYLRQVGEQKLKDPFIFASVRILGAWLAEETSSLKQEICDLLPFLIHYAEMLFQERDKARSPSQHAAELAGLGSPQGSVWPRDALRFLLPGLCHLTAEDRPREILISEGAPALLCQYFLHQWELLASDPQTSAPPDSIEISLQTTCGVFLNFVVTAPDLVRRDRCFSSLMDALLKSLPALLPQRDHLVLAANVTTLGLMMARILDTSPGLQGTPPAKNFFEAAICFLSQAHTARADPASQCLVVAVSPAYEAAWADLSELWFLGMQAFASCVPLFPWLPQTVLRSRWLDDLLRLLSQAAPVSVDFELLTALQGVLLELARASQQCREVIVLQQGKELANRYGMAALEQCLCEC; encoded by the exons ATGACTTCCCATTCAGGAGCTGCTCCCGAGGCCAGTGAAAGCACAAGGAATGCAACGCTGGAGCGGTGCCTGAGTGTGCTCAGAGATGCAAAACATGACAGTGAGCAGTTTGCAGCCCTGCTCTTG GTGACCAAAGCGGTCAGAGCGGGAGACATCGACTCCAGAACCCGTCGCCGGATCTTTGATGCAGTTGGATTCACGTTCCCAAACCGGCTTCTTGCTTCCAGGGAGTCCCCCGCTGGCTGTCCAGAGCACATGTTCCGAGGACTTGGCCTCACCCTGCTGGCATGTTTCTGCACTGATCCGGAGTTAGCCAGCCATTCCCAGATCCTTAACAAAATCCCGACCTTCAACAACATCCTGGCTTCCCCATCCGATCCGGACGCTATGTCCGCGAGCTCCACCATCGATGACGTTTACCAGTGTCTGGGCGCTGTCCTGGGCACTCCCAGCGGCCCCAAAGAGTTGGTGTCCCAGGGAACCGCGTCAGCTCTGTGCCAGGCCTACGTCAATCGCAGTTACGGCTGTGACCGCGCCCTTGAGCTGCTCCTGGGGCTTCTAGCCACAGCAGAGACTAAGTGCTGGCAGAGAGCCACCCCTGACCTCCTGGCTGTGCTGAGCAGGCTCAGTGAGCAGTTCCACCAGGCTGAAGACATGACCAAATTCCAGCTGTGTGATGTTCTGCCTCACTTTGTATCTCCAGCGCTGCTGCTCACCCGGGACCGACAGGGTTCCGAGTGCCTCTGCAACCTTTACAGAGGCCTGGTTAGCATCCTGAGCAGCAAACTGAGCCAGTCCCAGCGAGACCCTGCACTGAAGCTTGCTGCCTGCCTCACACAGGCCTGTGGCTCAGAATGGATCCCCACGGAGAGGGCCGGGAACAAGTTCCTGGCCCTGCTGGTGAACCTGGCTTGTGTGGAGGTCCGTCTGTCCCTGGAGGAGCTGGACCCGGCAGACGTGGATGGGAAGCAGGAGGTGGTAACAGGCTGCTACACCCTTATTGAGCTGGGGATCCTGGAGTGCATGAAAGAAGAGAAACCACGGCTGAGGGAGGCGCAGAAAATGCAGCTAGTGAGGATCATGGAGGAGGCGTTTGGGGCTGTAATACACTACCTGAGACAG GTGGGAGAGCAGAAGCTGAAGGATCCTTTCATATTTGCCTCTGTTCGAATCCTCGGCGCCTGGCTGGCTGAAGAGACCTCCTCCCTCAAGCAGGAAATCTGCGACCTCCTGCCTTTCCTCATTCATTACGCAGAGATGCTTTTCCAAGAGCGGGACAAGGCCAGGAGCCCATCCCAGCATGCGGCGGAGCTGGCTGGACTGGGCAGCCCTCAGGGCTCTGTGTGGCCCAGAGACGCTCTGAG ATTTCTGCTACCTGGCTTGTGCCATTTGACGGCGGAGGACCGACCTCGGGAAATCCTTATCTCAGAGGGGGCTCCAGCATTGCTGTGTCAATATTTCCTGCACCAGTGGGAGTTGTTGGCCTCTGACCCCCAGACCTCTGCTCCTCCAGACAGCATAGAAATCAGTTTGCAAACCACCTGTGGAGTTTTCCTTAACTTTGTGGTGACCGCTCCAGACTTGGTCAG GCGAGACCGATGCTTTTCCTCCCTGATGGATGCGCTGCTGAAgtctctccctgctctgctgccccAGAGAGATCACCTTGTTCTAGCAGCCAACGTTACCACGCTGGGCTTGATGATGGCCAGGATCCTTGACACTTCTCCAG GTCTCCAGGGGACGCCACCAGCCAAGAACTTCTTCGAAGCTGCTATCTGCTTCCTTTCTCAGGCCCACACTGCCCGGGCAGATCCCGCCAGCCAGTGCTTGGTCGTGGCTGTGTCACCAGCCTATGAGGCGGCCTGGGCGGACCTCAGTGAGCTGTGGTTCCTGGGGATGCAGGCCTTTGCCAGCTGCGTGCCGCTCTTTCCCTGGCTGCCCCAAACGGTCCTCCGGTCACGTTGGCTAGACGACCTCTTGCGGCTATTGAGCCAAGCTGCCCCGGTCTCGGTGGACTTTGAACTCCTTACGGCATTGCAGGGCGTGTTGCTGgagctggccagagccagccagcaATGCAGAGAGGTGATCGTCTTACAGCAGGGCAAGGAGCTGGCCAACCGTTATGGCATGGCAGCATTAGAACAGTGCCTTTGTGAGTGCTGA